The following nucleotide sequence is from Streptomyces leeuwenhoekii.
TGATGTGGACCGTCGACACCCTGCGGCCCGGCGCCGACGGCTTCCGCGTGGTGGTCAGCGCCTTCAACAACGGGGCCGCGCACGCCGCGCCCACCCGGGACGAGCCCGCGCTCGGCATGGAGCAGCTGAGGCGGATCGCGCTCAGCCCCGAGTGGGACGCGATGCGGTAAGGCGCCTGTCCGCCCGGCCTAGAAGAACTCCGACCACGGCTGGTCCCAGATCTGCTTCACGCACAGCACCAGGAACAGCAGCCCGGCGACGGCGAGCATGGCGTTGCTCAGCGGGCCGTTGCGCCACTCGCGCGGTGTGCGGGAGGAGTTGAGCAGCCAGACCAGGGTCAGGGCGAGGAAGGGCATGAAGGCCGCGCCCAGGACGCCGTAGATGATGATCAGGCGGAAGGGCTGGCCCTGGAAGAGCAGGACGATGGGCGGGAAGGTCAGCCACAGCAGGTAGGCGCGGAAGGGCCAGGAGCGTTCGCGGGCCCCGGCGGCGACCTCCTCGCCCTTCAGCTCTCCGCGCGTGCGGTAGCGGGCCACGAAGTCGGCGAACATCAGGCTCACGCCGTGCCACACGCCGATCAGCGAGGTGAAGGACGTGGCGAAGAAGCCGATCAGGAAGAACTTCGCCGTGGCCGTGCCGTACTCGTCCTCCAGGATGTCACCGAGCTGGACCAGCCCCTTGTCGCCACTGGCGATGGCGATGTTCGCGGAGTGCAGCAGCTCGGCGCCGACGAAGAGCATGGCGATGACGAAGACGCCGGTCGTGGCGTAGGCGACCCGGTTGTCCAGCCGCATCACCTTCATCCAGCCCGTGTCGGTCCAGCCCTTGGCGTTGACCCAGTAGCCGTACGCGGCCAGCGTGATGGTGCCGCCGACGCCGCCGATCAGGCCGAGGGTGTTGAGGATGGAGTCCTTCTCGTCCGGGAGGACGGGGAGCAGGCCGGCGAACGCGTCGCCCAGGTTCGGCGTGACCCGGATCGCGAGGTAGACGGTCACCACGAACATGACGCCCACCAGGACCGTCATGACCTTCTCGAAGACCGCGTACTTGTTGAACCAGACGAAGACCAGGCCCACCACGCCGCAGGCCGCGCCCCACCACTTGAGGTCCATCACGTCCGGGAAGAGGGCCTGCAGCGGCAGCGCGCTGGACGACATCGCCGCCGCGCCGTAGACGAAGCCCCAGATCACGACGTAGGCGACGAAGAACCACGTCGTCCAGCGGCCCAGGCTCGCCCAGCCGTCGAACAGGGTGCGGCCGGTGGACAGGTGCCAGCGCCCGGCCGCCTCCGCGAGGGAGATCTTCACCAGGCAGCCGAGGATCGCGGCCCACAGGAGGGTGTAGCCGAAGTTGCTGCCCGCGATGAGGGTGGCGACGAGGTCGCCGGCCCCGACCCCGGTCGCGGCGACGACGATGCCGGGGCCGATGTACCGCCAGCTCGACTTGCGGGGCGCCGCGCCGGGGTCGCGTGGGGCGCCGGTGTCCTTGATGTGTCCCGTGGTGTCCGCCATGGAGGTCAAGTAAGCCCATCGCCGCCCGTGGGACAAGAGGGCGTGCATGGATCTTCACCGCGTGTGCGGCCCCCGTTCGGGTGGCTCCGTCAGCCCGGCCGGCCCTCGCCGGCCCCGGTGGCCCCGCCGGCTCCGGCGTCCTGCGGGTCCTCGCCGGCCCCGCCGGCCCCGGTCGCCCGGCCGTCCCCGGTCTCCTCGGCCTTCCGGGTGTCCTTCGCGTCGCCGGGCTCCTCGGCGTCCCCGGCGTCGCCGTCGCCGTCGTCGAAGTACGCGTCCAGTACCTCGTCCAGGCGGGCGTCCCACTCCTGGAAGTGGCCGCGGGACGGGGCGTCGACCTCGATGGGGTACCAGCGGCGGTCGGGGGTGTGCACGGTGACGGTGAACCGCTTGCCGAAGCGGGCCGTCTCCGTCTCGACCGCCGCGATCTCGTCCCAGCGGAACTCGCACTCCTGGTCGTCCAGGCTCAGCCGGACGCCCCGGTGGTCGGCGACGATGCGGGCACGGCGGTCGGACGCCTCGAAGACCGGGCCGTCGGGGACCTCCTCCGGGGCGGGTTCTCCCGCGGTCTCGTCGGCGGGGGAGGCCGCGGCGGGGCCCTCCTCGGTCTCCGGCGCCGCCGGCTCCGCGTCCTCGGGCCGGGCCGGCGGCTCGGCGCCCTCCGGCTCACCGGGTGCCGGAGGCGTCAGCCCGGGGATGAAGGCCGGGTCGAATCCGGCGCCCTTCACCACGGGCTCCCCTTCCAGGGGCTGGCTGCTCGAACCTATGCGCTGCTCCACAGCGGAGCAGTATGGTCGACAAACCTGTGCCTCGGACAGTCGGCCCCGGTATCGCCCCAACTTCGTTATACGACGCGGACATCGCTCACACGAAGAGACTGAGCACCGCGGCGACCGCGAACCCGCCGAGGGAGAGCACGCTCTCCAGCACGGTCCACGACTTCAGGGTGTCCCGCTCGCTGATGCCGAAGTACTTGGCGACCATCCAGAAACCGCCGTCGTTGACGTGCGAGGCGAAGATGGAGCCCGCCGAGATGGCCATGATGACCAGGGCGAGGAACGCCTGGGAGTGGTCGCCGCCGGCCAGCAGCGGGGTGACGATGCCCGCCGTGGTCACGATGGCCACCGTCGCCGAGCCCTGGGCGACCCGCAGCACCAGGGAGATCAGATAGGACAGGGCGATCACCGGCAGGCCGACGTCGTTGAAGGTGTCGGACAGCGCCTGGGCGACGCCGCTGGCCTTGAGGACCGCGCCGAAGACGCCGCCCGCGCCGACGACGAGCAGGATGTTGCCGACGGGCTTGAGGGAGGCCGTGGAGACGGTCTCCAGGGACTTGCGGGACCAGCCGCGCCGGATGCCCAGCAGGAAGTAGGCCAGGAGCAGGGCGATGGTCAGGGCGACGAAGGGGCTGCCGAAGAACTCGACGACCGAGCGGGTGGTGGAGGGGTCCAGGGCGATGGAGGAGAAGGTCGCGGCGAGGATCAGCACCAGCGGGGTGCCGATGATGCCGAGGACCGTGCCCAGCGGGACCGGCGTCTCGCGCGGCTCGACGCCCGAGGCGCGCTGCTCCTCGACCACGGCGCGCTTGGCCTCCTCGGCGGCCTCCACCATGTCCTGGGGGACGGCGACGAAGACGCGGCGGCCGATCCAGGCGGAGTAGGCCCAGGCGGCGAGGACGGCGGGGATGCCGCAGACGATGCCCATGAGGATCACCCAGCCGAGGTCCACGTGGAGCAGGCCGGCGGCGGCCACCGGGCCGGGGTGCGGCGGCAGGAAGGCGTGGGTCATGGACAGGCCGGCCAGCAGGGGCAGGCAGTAGAGCAGGACGGACTTGCCGGAGCGCTTGGCGGCGGCGTACACGATCGGCGCGAGGACGAAGATGCCGACGTCGAAGAAGACCGGGATGCCGAAGATCAGGCCGGTCAGGCCCATGGCGAGCGGGGCCCGCCGCTCGCCGAACAGGCCCAGCAGCCGGGAGGCGAGCACCTCCGCTCCGCCGCTGACCTCGAGGATCGCTCCGAGCATGGTGCCCAGGCCGATGATGATCGCGACATGGCCGAGGATGCCGCCCATGCCGGACTCGATGGTGGAGACGGCGTCCGACTTCTGGACGGTGCCGAAGAGTTCGGTGACCGACAGTCCGGCCAGCAGGCCGACGGCTATGGAGACGGCGAGCAGCGCGACGAACGGCTGGAGCCGGACCTTGATGATCAGGAAGAGGAGGAGGGCGATCCCGATGGCGGCGACGGTCAGCAGGCCGGCGGTGCCGTCGATCAGGAGGAGGAGGCCGCCGGTGTGGGGTGGGGACCCGGCGGGCGCCGAGGCGGCGAGGGGGAGGGCGGACAGATGGGACATACGGGGGTCCTCTGCGTAAAGACATACAGCTTTCGGGCAGGGGGGATCGCGGCACGGCGCCCGGAAGGGGGGGAGGGCGCCGTGCCGCGACGACAAGCGGAGGGGAAAAGGTGAGGAGAGGAGAAGGGGCCCGCGCGTCAGCCGAGGACGGCCAGGGCGTCGATCTCGATGAGGAGGCCGGCGGGCAGGCCGACGTAGACGGTGGTGCGCGCCGCGGGGGGCTGGGTCAGGCCCTGCTCCTCGAAGTAGGCGTTGTAGATCTCGTTCATCTCGGCGAAGTGGTCCACGTCCGTGAGGTAGACGCGGATCATCATCACGTCGTCCCAGGTCGCGCCGCCCTCTTCGAGGATGGCCTTGACGTTGGCGAGGGTCTGGAGGGTCTGCTCGCGCAGGGTGGGGCCGGCCGGGGTCGGGGCCTTGCCGTCCTCGTGGGGCAGGAAGCCGACCTGGCCGGCGACCTGGAGGATGTTGCCCTTCTTCACGCCGTGCGAGAACTTCGCGGGCGGAACGGTGTGGGTCTTCGGGGTGAGCGCGATCTTCTCGGTCATGCGTTGACTTCCTTGGCTGGGGTCCTGCCGGAGTACTCGCCGCTGATGGCGTCCGCGGTACGGCGGACCAGCGGGAGCAGGGTGAGGAGTTCGTCGGCGGTGACGACGACGTTCGGCGCGGAGACCGACATCGCGGCGACCACCCGGCCGTCGGCGCCCCGGATGGGCGCGGCGACGCAGTTGATGGACTCCTCGTGGCCACCGAGGTCGGTGGCCCAGCCCTGTTCGCGCACCTTCTCCAGCTCGCGCAGGAACGCGGCCGCGTTGGGCGTCGAACGGGGCGTGTACAGGGGGTAGTCGAGCTTCTCCGCGAGGGCGCGGCGCTCGGGTTCGGGCAGGTCGGCCAGGAGCAGCTTGGCGACGGCCGCGACGGTGATGGCGACGGGCTTGCCGATCCGGGAGTACATGCGGACCGGGTAGCGGCTCTCCACCTTGTCGATGTAGAGGACCTCGTTCTCCTCGTACACGGCCAGGTGCACGGTGTGGCCGCACTGTTCGTTGAGGCGGACGAGGTGGGGGTGGGCTATGTCCCGGACGTCGAGGTTCTCCATCGCCTCCTGGGCGAGGGCGATGAGGCGGGCGCCGAGGCGGTAGCGCTGGTCGGACTGGCGGTAGACGAAGCCGTGCTCGTGGAGCGTGCGCAGCAGCCGCAGGGCGGTGGACTTGTGCACGCCGAGGCGGTCGGCGACCTGCCCGAGGTCGGCGGGGCCCTCGGCGAGCAGCGGCAGGATGCTCAGGGCGCGGTCGACGGTCTGGCTCATGGCGTGCGTACCTCCTCCTCGGCCCCTTCGTCGGCTTGCGTCCAGCCGGGGCCGAGTCGCAGTCTCCCCCACGCGCCGTCGTCGAGTGCGGCCAGGCGGTCGGCGTGGGCGCGGGCGGGGGGCACGGCCAGGTCGCCGGGGACGGTGAGGGCGGCGGCGGCCATCAGGTGGCCGTGGCGCAGCCGGTCGCGGACGGGCAGTCCGCGCAGGGTGGCGGAGAGGAACCCGGCGGCGAAGGCGTCTCCGGCGCCGACGGCGGCGACGACGTCGACGGTGAGGGCGGGCACGAAGGTGGCGTGCGGCCCGTGGAAGGCGGTGGCGCCCGTGCCGCCCTGCTTGACCACGAGCAGGGCGGGTTCGGGCAGCGCGGCGCGCACGGCCTCGGGGCCGCCCGGCCCCCACCCCTCGTCCTCGCCGACGAAGACGATGTCGGCGCCGCGCGCCAGCTCCCGCAGCACGGCGGGCCCGTCGTCGGTGCCGCGCCACAGCCCCGGCCGGTAGTTGACGTCGAAGGAGAGCAGGGGGCGCCCGGGGCGGCGGGCGGTCAGCTCGCGCATCAGCTCCAGGCAGCCGGCGGAGAGCGCGGCGGTGATGCCGGACAGGTGCAGGACGCGTCCGGCGCGGACGGCGTCCAGGTCCAGGTTGGCGGCGGACATGGCGGACGCGGCCGATCCGGCCCGGTAGTACGCCACCTCGTGGGCGTCGGTGGCCCGGTCCCCGGCGGTGCGGAAGTAGACGCCGGTCGGGCGGGCGGCGTCCCGTCCGACGTAGGCGGTGTCGACCCCGTAGGCGCCGATCGCCTCGATCAGGTGGTCGCCGAAGCCGTCGGCGCCGACCCGGCTCACCCAGCGCGCCGAGTGCCCGGCGGCGGCCAGCGTGCAGGCCACGTTGGACTCGGCGCCGCCGATGCCCCGGTCGAAGGACGGCACGTCGGCGAGGCGGCCCGGCCGGGAGGGCAGGAACGTGACCATGGACTCGCCGAGCGTGACGACGTCCACGACGTCGGGGGCGGTGCTGGGTCCGGTGGCGGTCACGATCGTCGTAGCTCCTCGGCATCGGGGGGTGGCGGATCCGTTGACCCCGCGTTGGCCGAGATGT
It contains:
- a CDS encoding Nramp family divalent metal transporter gives rise to the protein MADTTGHIKDTGAPRDPGAAPRKSSWRYIGPGIVVAATGVGAGDLVATLIAGSNFGYTLLWAAILGCLVKISLAEAAGRWHLSTGRTLFDGWASLGRWTTWFFVAYVVIWGFVYGAAAMSSSALPLQALFPDVMDLKWWGAACGVVGLVFVWFNKYAVFEKVMTVLVGVMFVVTVYLAIRVTPNLGDAFAGLLPVLPDEKDSILNTLGLIGGVGGTITLAAYGYWVNAKGWTDTGWMKVMRLDNRVAYATTGVFVIAMLFVGAELLHSANIAIASGDKGLVQLGDILEDEYGTATAKFFLIGFFATSFTSLIGVWHGVSLMFADFVARYRTRGELKGEEVAAGARERSWPFRAYLLWLTFPPIVLLFQGQPFRLIIIYGVLGAAFMPFLALTLVWLLNSSRTPREWRNGPLSNAMLAVAGLLFLVLCVKQIWDQPWSEFF
- a CDS encoding GntP family permease: MSHLSALPLAASAPAGSPPHTGGLLLLIDGTAGLLTVAAIGIALLLFLIIKVRLQPFVALLAVSIAVGLLAGLSVTELFGTVQKSDAVSTIESGMGGILGHVAIIIGLGTMLGAILEVSGGAEVLASRLLGLFGERRAPLAMGLTGLIFGIPVFFDVGIFVLAPIVYAAAKRSGKSVLLYCLPLLAGLSMTHAFLPPHPGPVAAAGLLHVDLGWVILMGIVCGIPAVLAAWAYSAWIGRRVFVAVPQDMVEAAEEAKRAVVEEQRASGVEPRETPVPLGTVLGIIGTPLVLILAATFSSIALDPSTTRSVVEFFGSPFVALTIALLLAYFLLGIRRGWSRKSLETVSTASLKPVGNILLVVGAGGVFGAVLKASGVAQALSDTFNDVGLPVIALSYLISLVLRVAQGSATVAIVTTAGIVTPLLAGGDHSQAFLALVIMAISAGSIFASHVNDGGFWMVAKYFGISERDTLKSWTVLESVLSLGGFAVAAVLSLFV
- a CDS encoding RidA family protein; protein product: MTEKIALTPKTHTVPPAKFSHGVKKGNILQVAGQVGFLPHEDGKAPTPAGPTLREQTLQTLANVKAILEEGGATWDDVMMIRVYLTDVDHFAEMNEIYNAYFEEQGLTQPPAARTTVYVGLPAGLLIEIDALAVLG
- a CDS encoding IclR family transcriptional regulator is translated as MSQTVDRALSILPLLAEGPADLGQVADRLGVHKSTALRLLRTLHEHGFVYRQSDQRYRLGARLIALAQEAMENLDVRDIAHPHLVRLNEQCGHTVHLAVYEENEVLYIDKVESRYPVRMYSRIGKPVAITVAAVAKLLLADLPEPERRALAEKLDYPLYTPRSTPNAAAFLRELEKVREQGWATDLGGHEESINCVAAPIRGADGRVVAAMSVSAPNVVVTADELLTLLPLVRRTADAISGEYSGRTPAKEVNA
- a CDS encoding sugar kinase is translated as MTATGPSTAPDVVDVVTLGESMVTFLPSRPGRLADVPSFDRGIGGAESNVACTLAAAGHSARWVSRVGADGFGDHLIEAIGAYGVDTAYVGRDAARPTGVYFRTAGDRATDAHEVAYYRAGSAASAMSAANLDLDAVRAGRVLHLSGITAALSAGCLELMRELTARRPGRPLLSFDVNYRPGLWRGTDDGPAVLRELARGADIVFVGEDEGWGPGGPEAVRAALPEPALLVVKQGGTGATAFHGPHATFVPALTVDVVAAVGAGDAFAAGFLSATLRGLPVRDRLRHGHLMAAAALTVPGDLAVPPARAHADRLAALDDGAWGRLRLGPGWTQADEGAEEEVRTP